A window from Kovacikia minuta CCNUW1 encodes these proteins:
- the topA gene encoding type I DNA topoisomerase: MSKLVIVESPTKARTIRNYLPRDYRVEASMGHVRDLPQSASEIPPSVKGEKWAQLGVNVEANFEPLYVVPQDKKKIVKELKEALKAADELILATDEDREGESISWHLLQLLQPKVPIKRMVFHEITEDAIREAIAHCRDVDERLVRAQETRRILDRLVGYTLSPLLWKKIAFGLSAGRVQSVAVRLLVRRERQRRAFHQGSYWDLKAELEVGDRGTSSPPPSFEAKLVTLAGTRVANGSDFDEATGQVIAGRNVALLNEADARTLADRIRDRTWTVTNLEERPVTRKPSPPFTTSTLQQEANRKLGLSARDTMRVAQSLYEQGYITYMRTDSVALSQQAIAAARSCVQEMYGSNYLSPEPRQYSTKSKGAQEAHEAIRPAGSSFRTPQQTGLKDREFRLYDLIWKRTVATQMAEARQTHVTVQIQVEDAGFRATGKRIDFPGFFRAYVEGSDDPNAAIEDQEVILPPMQVGDTPTCTALEAIGHETQPPARYTEASLVKTLESEGIGRPSTYASIIGTIIDRGYAQLSGNALVPTFTAFAVTALLEKYFPDLVDTSFTARMEETLDDISTGEVDWLPYLKEFYLGDTGLETQVKEQESQIDPTAARTVDLENLDAKVRIGRFGAYLEVENGDGPVKASIPKDLTPSDLDPEQVEVLLRQKTEGPDKVGFHPETGEPIYLLIGAYGPYVQLGDATDENPKPKRASLPKGVTTDQVTLEMAVGLLALPRTLGVHPETGARIQASLGRFGPYVVSRSGQGREGLSFPQSRG; the protein is encoded by the coding sequence ATGTCCAAGCTTGTTATTGTCGAATCTCCCACTAAGGCACGTACCATTCGTAACTATTTACCCAGGGATTACCGGGTAGAGGCATCGATGGGTCATGTGCGTGATTTGCCCCAATCTGCCAGCGAGATTCCACCTAGCGTCAAGGGGGAGAAGTGGGCGCAGCTGGGCGTCAACGTGGAAGCAAATTTTGAGCCTCTGTATGTGGTTCCCCAGGACAAAAAAAAGATTGTCAAGGAGTTGAAAGAAGCGCTGAAGGCAGCAGACGAACTGATTCTGGCAACGGACGAAGACCGGGAAGGGGAAAGCATCAGCTGGCATTTGCTGCAATTGCTCCAGCCCAAGGTACCGATCAAACGGATGGTGTTCCACGAAATCACGGAAGATGCCATCCGGGAAGCGATCGCCCATTGCCGCGATGTGGATGAACGCCTGGTACGTGCCCAGGAAACCCGTCGCATCCTGGATCGGTTGGTGGGCTACACCCTCTCCCCGTTGCTCTGGAAAAAAATTGCCTTCGGTCTCTCCGCTGGGCGGGTGCAGTCCGTTGCTGTACGGCTGCTGGTTCGGCGTGAGCGCCAACGACGGGCGTTTCACCAGGGCAGCTATTGGGATTTGAAGGCAGAGCTAGAAGTCGGGGATAGGGGAACCTCTTCCCCACCCCCCTCCTTTGAGGCAAAGCTCGTCACTCTGGCAGGAACCAGGGTCGCGAATGGGAGTGACTTTGATGAGGCGACGGGTCAGGTGATTGCAGGGCGCAACGTTGCCCTACTGAACGAAGCAGACGCCAGAACATTGGCGGATCGAATTCGCGATCGCACCTGGACGGTTACAAACCTGGAAGAACGTCCCGTCACCCGCAAACCTTCTCCCCCTTTCACAACTTCCACCCTGCAACAGGAAGCCAACCGCAAGCTGGGGCTTTCGGCACGGGATACGATGCGGGTTGCCCAGAGTTTGTATGAGCAGGGTTACATCACCTACATGCGAACGGACTCCGTGGCATTATCCCAGCAGGCGATCGCTGCTGCCCGCTCCTGTGTCCAGGAAATGTATGGCTCCAACTATCTCAGCCCGGAACCCCGCCAATATTCCACCAAGAGTAAGGGTGCCCAGGAAGCCCACGAAGCGATTCGCCCTGCGGGTAGTAGCTTCCGTACCCCGCAACAAACGGGCTTAAAGGATCGGGAATTTCGTCTCTATGACCTGATCTGGAAGCGCACCGTGGCAACCCAGATGGCGGAGGCACGTCAGACTCATGTCACTGTCCAAATTCAGGTGGAGGATGCGGGATTCCGTGCCACCGGAAAACGGATTGATTTTCCCGGTTTCTTCCGCGCCTATGTGGAAGGGTCGGACGATCCGAATGCGGCGATCGAAGATCAGGAAGTGATCCTGCCGCCGATGCAGGTGGGCGATACACCCACCTGCACAGCTTTGGAAGCGATCGGGCACGAAACCCAACCGCCCGCCCGTTATACCGAAGCATCCCTGGTCAAAACCCTGGAAAGTGAGGGGATCGGTCGCCCCAGCACCTACGCCAGCATTATCGGCACGATTATCGATCGGGGTTACGCCCAACTATCGGGCAACGCTCTCGTGCCTACCTTCACCGCCTTTGCAGTCACGGCACTGCTGGAAAAATACTTCCCCGATCTGGTTGATACCAGCTTTACCGCCCGCATGGAGGAAACTCTGGACGATATTTCTACGGGGGAAGTGGATTGGTTACCTTACTTGAAGGAATTTTATTTGGGGGACACGGGGCTGGAAACCCAGGTCAAAGAACAGGAAAGCCAAATTGACCCCACCGCCGCCCGCACCGTTGACCTGGAAAACCTGGATGCAAAGGTTCGGATTGGACGCTTTGGTGCCTACCTGGAGGTTGAGAATGGAGATGGTCCTGTCAAAGCCTCCATTCCCAAAGATCTCACCCCCTCTGACCTTGATCCGGAGCAGGTAGAAGTTTTGCTGCGCCAAAAAACGGAGGGACCCGACAAGGTTGGTTTCCACCCTGAGACAGGAGAGCCAATTTATCTCCTGATTGGAGCCTATGGTCCCTACGTTCAGCTGGGTGATGCGACGGACGAAAACCCAAAACCCAAACGGGCTTCCTTACCCAAGGGTGTTACTACTGACCAGGTAACGCTGGAGATGGCGGTTGGTTTGCTGGCGCTCCCCCGCACCCTGGGAGTCCATCCCGAAACGGGTGCCAGAATTCAGGCGAGCCTGGGACGGTTTGGTCCCTATGTGGTGTCACGATCAGGGCAAGGAAGGGAAGGATTATCGTTCCCTCAAAGCAGGGGATGA
- a CDS encoding NAD(P)H-quinone oxidoreductase subunit N yields the protein MDFATLAAQLNTGIILPELIVTLTLLLVVVGDLIVGRVASSRWTPYLAIAGLLSAVVALYYLWNAPEPIAFLGSFNGDNLSIVLRGIIALSAAVTILMSIRYVDQSGTSLAEYLTILLTATLGGMFLAGADELVTIFVSLETLSISSYLLTGYTKRDPRSNEAALKYLLIGASSSAIFLYGLSLLYGLSGGQTNLNIIATSISAAGLDQSIGLVIALVFAIAGIAFKIAAVPFHQWTPDVYEGSPTPVVAFLSVGSKAAGFALAIRLLVTAFPLLTEQWHFVLTALAILSMILGNVVALAQTSMKRLLAYSSIGQAGFVMIGLVIGTEAGYASMIFYLMIYLFMNLGAFTCVILFSLRTGTDQISEYAGLYQKDALLTLGLSLCLLSLGGIPPLVGFFGKLYLFWAGWQSGAYGLVILGLVTSVISIYYYIRVVKMMVVKEPQEMSETVKNYPEIRWNLPGMRALQVGLLISVIATTLAGILSNPLFTLANQAVTGTPILQAALKAEKPVAIEQLPVVNPPRQLSMRL from the coding sequence ATGGATTTTGCCACTCTTGCTGCTCAGCTTAATACCGGAATTATTTTGCCCGAACTGATAGTCACCCTCACGTTGTTGCTGGTCGTGGTGGGGGATTTGATTGTGGGGCGAGTTGCCTCCTCTCGCTGGACGCCCTACCTTGCGATCGCTGGGCTTCTGAGTGCTGTGGTAGCGCTTTATTACCTGTGGAATGCTCCCGAACCGATCGCGTTTCTGGGAAGCTTCAATGGCGACAATTTGAGTATTGTATTGCGTGGGATCATTGCCCTCTCTGCTGCGGTGACGATCCTGATGTCAATCCGTTACGTGGATCAGTCCGGCACTTCGCTGGCGGAATATCTCACCATTCTGCTGACAGCAACCCTGGGTGGCATGTTTCTGGCTGGGGCAGATGAATTGGTCACCATTTTTGTTTCTCTCGAAACGTTGAGTATTTCCTCCTATCTGCTAACGGGCTACACCAAACGCGATCCCCGTTCGAATGAAGCAGCGTTGAAATATTTGCTGATTGGGGCATCCAGTTCTGCAATCTTTCTTTACGGTTTGTCCCTGCTGTACGGCCTCTCGGGGGGACAAACCAATCTCAACATCATCGCCACCAGTATCTCCGCTGCCGGATTGGATCAGTCGATTGGACTGGTAATCGCCCTGGTGTTTGCGATCGCAGGTATCGCCTTCAAAATTGCCGCTGTTCCTTTCCACCAGTGGACTCCTGATGTGTATGAAGGGTCCCCTACCCCCGTGGTTGCCTTTCTTTCCGTCGGCTCCAAAGCGGCTGGGTTTGCCCTGGCAATCCGCCTCCTGGTAACAGCTTTCCCTCTGCTGACCGAGCAATGGCACTTTGTCCTGACTGCCCTGGCAATTCTCAGCATGATCCTGGGAAATGTAGTCGCCCTCGCCCAAACCAGCATGAAACGTCTGCTGGCATACTCCTCCATCGGTCAGGCAGGGTTTGTCATGATTGGGTTGGTAATTGGTACGGAAGCTGGATACGCCAGCATGATCTTTTACCTGATGATCTACCTGTTCATGAACCTGGGAGCCTTCACCTGCGTTATTTTATTCTCCTTGCGGACAGGTACAGACCAGATCAGCGAGTACGCAGGGCTTTACCAGAAGGATGCCTTACTCACCCTGGGGCTGAGCCTTTGCCTCCTCTCGTTGGGCGGTATTCCCCCCCTGGTTGGGTTCTTCGGTAAGCTTTACCTGTTCTGGGCAGGTTGGCAGTCGGGGGCATATGGTCTGGTCATCCTGGGCTTAGTCACCAGCGTTATCTCCATTTACTACTACATCCGAGTCGTCAAGATGATGGTGGTAAAGGAACCCCAGGAAATGTCCGAAACGGTGAAAAACTATCCCGAAATCCGCTGGAATTTGCCTGGAATGCGGGCGCTACAGGTTGGTTTATTGATCTCCGTGATTGCGACCACCCTGGCGGGTATTCTTTCGAACCCTCTGTTTACGCTGGCAAATCAAGCGGTGACTGGAACTCCTATCCTACAGGCAGCCCTGAAGGCAGAGAAACCTGTCGCGATCGAGCAACTTCCCGTCGTCAACCCTCCTCGCCAGTTGTCAATGCGGCTTTAA
- the nuoB gene encoding NADH-quinone oxidoreductase subunit NuoB, with protein sequence MNLPNVTNPVSRPEVTRELSETVILTTVDDLFNWAKMSSLYPLMFGTACCFIEFSAMLGSRFDLERFGAFPRMTPRQADLMITAGTITMKYAPALIRLYEQMPEPKYVMAMGACTITGGMFSVDSPSAVRGVDKLIPVDVYIPGCPPRPEAIMDALVKLRKKIANESIQERYLTEQTHRYYSRPHNLQLAAPIHDGQYLANLNSQKTMQQMTDAAVPFTATSQSVKAIGQEIESEA encoded by the coding sequence ATGAACTTACCCAACGTCACGAATCCGGTATCTCGCCCCGAAGTTACACGAGAACTATCTGAAACCGTCATCCTGACAACCGTGGATGATCTGTTTAATTGGGCAAAAATGTCCAGCCTTTATCCCCTCATGTTTGGCACTGCCTGCTGTTTTATCGAATTTAGTGCCATGCTCGGTTCGCGCTTCGACCTGGAGCGGTTTGGTGCCTTTCCCCGGATGACTCCTCGGCAGGCGGATTTGATGATTACCGCTGGTACCATCACAATGAAGTACGCCCCTGCTCTGATTCGCCTGTACGAACAAATGCCAGAGCCAAAATACGTCATGGCAATGGGAGCCTGCACTATTACAGGTGGCATGTTCAGTGTCGATTCCCCCAGTGCTGTTCGTGGTGTGGACAAACTGATTCCTGTGGATGTCTATATTCCAGGCTGTCCTCCCCGACCAGAGGCAATTATGGATGCGCTCGTTAAGCTGCGGAAGAAAATTGCCAACGAGAGTATTCAGGAACGGTACCTGACGGAGCAAACCCATCGCTACTATAGCCGTCCCCATAACCTACAGCTTGCAGCCCCGATTCACGATGGGCAGTATTTGGCTAACCTGAACTCGCAAAAAACAATGCAACAAATGACAGATGCCGCCGTTCCCTTTACTGCGACATCTCAATCTGTGAAAGCGATCGGTCAGGAAATCGAATCAGAAGCTTAA
- a CDS encoding peptidoglycan-binding protein, with product MHVLDKASEEIMESLAFIHIAINYEDPNPDPEIKAFENLNIPSSAVVGLAGVAVAVSVLGGAPDKATAATTLIGPGNSGQSVEAVQKALGIKVDGKYNTKTETAVTDFQIRQGLKRIDGIVGAETAKALGLDENYRPIGYVDTYSGIGLNIRSGPGTAYWIIGGAPDGAYLDQDYESVIYNDGYAWTPLYDGGWVASDYTTESYYPVSYYGDDYYDSGYEEYYPVSYRGGGGCYRWRCCYRPINYYPCWRPRPCNWVY from the coding sequence ATGCACGTTTTGGATAAAGCGAGTGAGGAAATTATGGAATCATTAGCCTTTATTCACATTGCAATCAACTACGAAGACCCCAACCCTGATCCTGAAATCAAAGCGTTCGAAAATCTAAACATTCCTTCTTCTGCTGTAGTGGGTCTGGCAGGAGTTGCCGTGGCAGTATCCGTTTTGGGCGGCGCTCCCGACAAAGCAACGGCTGCAACCACCCTGATTGGACCAGGTAATTCTGGTCAGTCTGTGGAAGCAGTTCAAAAAGCACTCGGAATCAAGGTTGATGGAAAATACAACACCAAAACTGAAACGGCTGTAACAGACTTCCAAATTCGTCAAGGTCTGAAGCGAATTGACGGAATCGTTGGTGCTGAAACAGCAAAAGCGTTGGGTTTAGATGAGAACTACCGCCCGATCGGCTATGTCGATACCTACAGCGGAATTGGTTTAAATATTCGGAGTGGTCCAGGGACAGCCTACTGGATCATTGGCGGTGCTCCTGATGGTGCCTATCTAGATCAGGACTATGAATCCGTCATTTATAACGATGGCTATGCCTGGACTCCCCTCTATGATGGTGGCTGGGTCGCCTCCGATTACACCACTGAAAGCTACTATCCCGTCTCTTACTACGGGGATGACTACTACGATAGTGGTTATGAGGAATACTACCCCGTCTCTTACCGTGGTGGGGGTGGCTGCTACCGTTGGCGGTGTTGCTACAGACCTATCAACTATTACCCCTGCTGGCGTCCGCGTCCCTGCAACTGGGTGTATTAG
- a CDS encoding TolC family protein, which yields MRLSLRLVFVCVGVWVALGNILSGNAESIPEQPQNSTKASQPQATSSPKRWLQAVQQKLSSNTESEMGGNSAVSPPVSGALQKLNFSIPTVSTAKINAARELSTAPPSPASTRRLPALTASPSQIKQPLKQPSTVKAFLNSPQGTRVAQQPASPTTIPNQPSSGFSPNPLTEPVIEPLGQPLGPAKPGRAPEYLNPDPNPLSFPTKPEEVKLRGIQPITLNQALELAERNNRTLQIAGITVNRSRSALTQAEAELFPTLDFSSAVSRSESASGRLSDRNSSGNSLARLLGLDSGGSSGVSRSFNSDLTLSYDVFTSGGRPARIRAAAQQLRSDQLAYEITLESLRLTIANAYYDLQQADAQVRIGQASVRNSQISLRDAQALERAGLGTRFDTLQAQVTLANSQQTLTNAIAQQQIARRQLAQLLSIAPSADLAAADPVAAAGRWNLSLEETIVLAFKNRAELEQQLAQRELAHQQKLAALSALGPTLSVSAQYNVLNSFGVAGSGGWADGYNVQAGLSWRLFDGGAARASASQQEANIAIAEENFADQRDQIRFAVEQAYANLSSNQVNISTAQTGLVQAQEALRLARLRFQAGVGTQTDVINSETALTNAQGNVVSAILGYNRALASLQRAVTNLPIATGATTPYVPDPSPPPGISNLTPSTGTSTPSTGTPTPSIGTPLPSTITPPTSPGTGTTPP from the coding sequence ATGCGCCTTTCTCTTCGTTTAGTCTTTGTGTGTGTGGGAGTTTGGGTTGCCCTTGGCAACATTCTGTCGGGGAACGCGGAATCTATCCCTGAACAGCCTCAAAACTCTACGAAAGCCAGTCAACCGCAAGCCACTTCATCGCCCAAGCGCTGGCTGCAAGCTGTTCAACAAAAACTATCGTCCAATACCGAGAGTGAGATGGGCGGTAATTCTGCTGTTAGTCCCCCGGTTTCGGGGGCTTTACAGAAGTTGAACTTTTCTATCCCGACCGTCAGTACTGCAAAAATTAACGCTGCCAGGGAGCTTTCAACTGCCCCCCCATCTCCAGCTTCAACCCGCAGGCTGCCTGCGCTAACGGCATCGCCCTCGCAGATTAAACAGCCCTTAAAGCAACCCAGCACTGTTAAGGCGTTTCTGAATTCGCCGCAGGGAACCAGAGTTGCTCAACAGCCCGCTTCTCCGACCACAATTCCTAACCAGCCTTCCTCCGGGTTTAGCCCCAATCCATTGACCGAGCCGGTGATCGAACCGCTTGGTCAACCCCTGGGTCCGGCTAAACCTGGACGTGCCCCGGAGTATCTCAATCCCGATCCCAACCCCCTGTCGTTCCCAACGAAGCCTGAAGAGGTGAAGCTGCGGGGAATTCAGCCCATCACCTTGAATCAGGCTTTGGAACTGGCAGAACGAAATAACCGCACGTTGCAAATTGCCGGGATCACGGTGAATCGGAGCCGATCGGCGCTGACTCAGGCAGAAGCGGAGCTTTTCCCAACCTTGGATTTTTCTAGCGCTGTTTCCCGGTCTGAGTCTGCTTCCGGCAGGCTTTCCGATCGCAACTCCAGCGGCAACTCACTGGCCCGTTTGTTGGGGCTTGACAGTGGCGGATCGAGTGGCGTTAGCCGATCGTTTAATTCTGACTTGACCCTGAGCTACGACGTTTTTACTTCCGGTGGGCGTCCAGCGCGGATTCGGGCTGCTGCCCAACAACTGCGATCCGATCAGCTTGCCTATGAAATTACCCTAGAATCATTGCGGCTAACGATCGCCAATGCCTACTATGATTTGCAGCAAGCAGATGCCCAGGTTCGGATTGGTCAGGCTTCTGTAAGAAACTCGCAAATCAGTTTGCGCGATGCTCAAGCCCTGGAAAGAGCAGGGTTAGGCACCCGCTTTGATACCCTCCAGGCTCAAGTCACGTTAGCCAATTCGCAGCAAACCCTGACCAATGCGATCGCTCAGCAGCAAATCGCCCGTCGCCAACTGGCTCAGTTGCTCAGCATTGCACCGTCTGCCGACCTGGCTGCGGCTGACCCGGTGGCAGCAGCGGGAAGATGGAATTTATCGTTGGAAGAAACCATCGTCCTGGCATTTAAGAACCGAGCCGAGCTTGAGCAACAGTTGGCACAACGGGAACTGGCGCACCAGCAGAAGCTGGCAGCCCTATCTGCCCTGGGTCCAACGTTAAGTGTGTCGGCTCAGTATAACGTTCTGAACTCCTTTGGCGTTGCTGGTAGCGGCGGCTGGGCCGATGGCTACAACGTACAGGCTGGATTAAGCTGGCGTCTGTTTGATGGCGGCGCGGCGCGGGCAAGTGCAAGTCAGCAGGAAGCAAATATCGCGATCGCTGAAGAAAACTTTGCCGACCAGCGCGACCAGATCCGGTTTGCGGTTGAACAAGCCTATGCCAATTTATCATCCAATCAGGTGAATATTTCCACCGCCCAAACTGGTTTGGTGCAAGCACAGGAAGCATTACGCCTGGCACGGTTGCGGTTTCAAGCGGGGGTTGGCACCCAAACGGATGTGATCAACTCCGAGACAGCTTTGACCAACGCTCAAGGGAACGTGGTTAGCGCTATCTTGGGATATAATCGGGCGCTGGCTTCACTCCAGCGTGCGGTCACCAATCTGCCGATCGCCACAGGGGCAACCACACCCTATGTTCCCGATCCGTCCCCTCCCCCCGGGATCAGCAACCTCACTCCCTCGACCGGCACCTCAACCCCCTCGACTGGCACCCCAACCCCCTCGATCGGCACTCCCCTTCCCTCAACGATTACCCCACCCACTTCTCCAGGCACGGGCACAACCCCTCCCTAG
- a CDS encoding M23 family metallopeptidase, whose translation MGSTSIPSYGVTFGRATPSIKDYYFRTLRPPAALGNGNIRLIFPLSIPAPITSLFGWRVHPVTGAQSFHSGTDLGAPMGTPVLAAYAGRVAIADFLGGYGLAVVVDHNKDTQQTLYGHLSEIFVKPGEWVKQGVVIGRVGSTGLSTGPHLHFEFRQLTPEGWVALDAGTQLEYALAQLVKTMGGVAQLPTNPDAAQTLKLDLSATLDVNLRDRS comes from the coding sequence TTGGGTTCTACCTCAATCCCTAGCTATGGGGTAACCTTTGGTCGGGCAACTCCTTCAATCAAAGATTACTATTTTCGAACCCTCCGCCCACCCGCAGCATTGGGTAATGGAAATATCCGTCTGATCTTTCCGCTATCAATTCCCGCTCCCATCACCTCGCTGTTTGGCTGGCGAGTACATCCGGTTACGGGTGCCCAAAGTTTTCACTCTGGTACCGATCTGGGCGCACCGATGGGGACGCCTGTACTGGCTGCCTACGCAGGACGGGTAGCGATCGCCGACTTTCTGGGTGGCTATGGTTTAGCGGTGGTGGTTGATCACAACAAAGATACCCAGCAGACCCTCTATGGACACCTGTCAGAAATTTTTGTGAAACCTGGGGAATGGGTGAAGCAAGGGGTAGTGATTGGACGGGTAGGTAGCACCGGATTGTCTACTGGCCCTCACCTGCACTTCGAGTTTCGCCAACTGACTCCTGAAGGATGGGTTGCCCTGGACGCAGGGACTCAATTGGAGTACGCCCTGGCCCAACTGGTGAAAACAATGGGGGGAGTCGCCCAATTGCCCACCAATCCCGATGCTGCCCAAACCCTCAAGCTTGATCTATCTGCCACACTGGATGTGAATCTCCGCGATCGCTCCTAA
- a CDS encoding ABC transporter permease has protein sequence MLTLFLAELKRRWILFRRYSTETIAGIVGLTVAFYGLFLTTRYVAGPGLALPSSPVSPAGNERLDAIVVGYVLWSLVTFIVGDIAGGLQQEALTGTLEQIFLTPYGAPTVFIIRALANLLLQLAQNLVILLIIMALTGSRLSFSPLLLLPLLTVLLGAYGLALAAGSLALLLKRVQQLLGFLPFGLVFMLMVPTENWTGASRLLGVLLPMTPGAEILRQLMARGVALNWGQFAIALLNGVTYFAVGVILFHWAAQEAKRQGKVGGY, from the coding sequence ATGCTTACCCTTTTTCTAGCAGAACTGAAGCGGCGCTGGATTTTGTTTCGACGTTACTCGACGGAGACGATCGCGGGTATTGTCGGGTTGACCGTTGCGTTTTATGGATTATTTTTGACCACCCGTTATGTAGCCGGTCCGGGGTTGGCGCTGCCCAGTTCGCCGGTTAGCCCAGCGGGAAATGAACGATTAGATGCGATCGTGGTCGGTTATGTCCTCTGGTCTCTCGTGACCTTCATCGTGGGCGATATCGCCGGGGGGCTGCAACAGGAGGCACTAACCGGCACGCTGGAACAGATTTTTCTGACTCCCTACGGCGCTCCCACGGTGTTTATCATCCGGGCACTGGCAAATCTGCTGCTTCAGTTAGCCCAGAATCTGGTAATTTTGCTGATTATTATGGCGCTCACGGGTAGCCGACTGTCCTTTTCCCCGTTGCTGCTATTGCCATTGCTGACGGTTTTACTCGGTGCCTATGGATTGGCTTTAGCGGCTGGGTCTCTAGCATTGTTACTAAAACGGGTGCAACAGTTGCTTGGCTTTTTACCGTTTGGGTTAGTGTTTATGCTGATGGTCCCTACCGAAAACTGGACCGGGGCTTCTCGCCTGTTGGGGGTGCTGTTACCCATGACGCCAGGAGCCGAAATTCTGCGCCAGTTAATGGCGAGGGGCGTTGCGTTGAACTGGGGGCAGTTTGCGATCGCCCTACTCAACGGAGTTACCTATTTTGCCGTAGGAGTGATCCTGTTTCATTGGGCGGCACAGGAAGCAAAACGCCAGGGTAAGGTTGGTGGATACTAG
- a CDS encoding NAD(P)-dependent oxidoreductase → MAQRILDAELPLTVYNRTADRVEPLKAAGAAIASSPDSLLQISTCIVLMLTNAEAVQSVLLSDTSRQELAGKTIIQMGTIAPSESKSIRDQVEAAGGSYLEAPVLGSIPEAKAGNLIVMVGSTPEQFTQWLTVLKCFGSDPVLVGPVGAATTLKLALNQLIGSLTAAFATSLGFVLRQGVEVELFMQILRESALYAPTFDKKLQRMVERNYTHPNLPNQTPA, encoded by the coding sequence ATGGCACAACGGATCCTGGATGCAGAGTTGCCATTGACGGTCTATAACCGCACGGCTGATCGGGTAGAACCCTTGAAAGCAGCAGGGGCGGCGATCGCATCCTCTCCTGATTCCCTGCTCCAGATTTCAACCTGCATTGTGTTGATGTTAACCAATGCTGAGGCAGTTCAGTCCGTGTTGCTGTCGGACACGTCCCGCCAGGAACTTGCAGGCAAAACAATTATCCAGATGGGGACGATCGCCCCGTCCGAGAGTAAATCGATCCGAGACCAGGTGGAAGCCGCTGGGGGCAGTTACCTGGAGGCTCCAGTTCTGGGCAGCATCCCAGAAGCAAAAGCTGGCAATCTGATCGTGATGGTGGGTAGCACCCCGGAACAGTTTACTCAATGGCTAACTGTGCTGAAATGTTTTGGTTCAGATCCAGTGCTGGTCGGTCCCGTGGGAGCGGCAACCACGCTCAAGCTGGCATTGAACCAACTCATCGGTTCGCTGACCGCCGCTTTTGCCACCAGTCTTGGCTTTGTCCTGCGCCAGGGAGTCGAAGTGGAATTATTTATGCAAATCCTGCGGGAAAGCGCCCTTTACGCCCCCACGTTTGACAAGAAATTGCAGCGCATGGTGGAACGGAACTACACCCATCCCAATCTTCCCAACCAAACACCTGCTTAA
- a CDS encoding substrate-binding domain-containing protein yields MLKTTPSPIPYIVGTIALLAGGYWWFYLQPSASNLPNQASGFTNSPPSSSAPAAFVAPKSVAGGTQIRVDGSTSMVTVNQNLKRAFETRFPGTQVIVKANGSNRGIQDLRAGRVDIAAISRPLTTPEMSQGLRSVPVASDAIALVVGVNNPFKGGLTAQQVEAIFQGNLTDWAEVGGKGGTIQVINRPEVSGTHQAFKDRVLKNSNFGTTANIKTLPQDATTPLLRALSQDWYRLCHLFSGGTTEDHSSGDDRWHAAE; encoded by the coding sequence ATGCTCAAAACAACGCCTTCTCCCATTCCTTACATCGTGGGTACGATCGCCCTCCTGGCAGGCGGCTATTGGTGGTTCTACCTGCAACCATCAGCCTCCAACCTCCCCAACCAAGCTTCCGGTTTCACCAATTCTCCCCCATCCTCCTCTGCGCCTGCCGCTTTCGTTGCACCGAAATCTGTGGCGGGTGGAACTCAAATCAGGGTAGATGGTTCAACAAGTATGGTGACGGTTAACCAAAATTTGAAACGGGCGTTCGAGACCCGCTTTCCGGGAACACAGGTGATCGTAAAGGCGAATGGGTCGAATCGAGGAATTCAGGATTTGCGGGCGGGAAGGGTAGATATTGCTGCGATTTCTCGCCCGCTGACAACCCCAGAGATGAGTCAGGGATTGCGGTCGGTTCCCGTTGCCAGTGACGCGATCGCCCTGGTGGTGGGGGTGAATAATCCTTTCAAAGGGGGGTTAACCGCTCAGCAGGTGGAAGCCATCTTTCAGGGCAATTTGACGGACTGGGCAGAGGTCGGAGGAAAGGGCGGTACGATCCAGGTGATTAACCGTCCAGAAGTTAGCGGCACCCACCAGGCATTTAAAGATCGGGTGTTAAAGAACAGCAACTTTGGCACCACTGCCAATATCAAAACCCTGCCGCAGGATGCAACAACACCTTTGTTGCGTGCCCTGAGCCAGGACTGGTATCGGCTATGCCACCTATTCTCAGGTGGCACAACAGAAGACCATTCGAGTGGTGACGATCGATGGCATGCTGCCGAATGA
- a CDS encoding type 2 periplasmic-binding domain-containing protein, with protein MAQQKTIRVVTIDGMLPNDPKYPYNRTLFYVYKFPATPVAQAFLGYATSPPGQAAIFAEN; from the coding sequence GTGGCACAACAGAAGACCATTCGAGTGGTGACGATCGATGGCATGCTGCCGAATGACCCCAAATATCCTTACAATCGCACCCTGTTTTATGTCTACAAATTTCCTGCGACCCCTGTAGCTCAAGCCTTTTTAGGCTATGCAACTTCCCCCCCCGGACAGGCAGCGATCTTTGCTGAAAATTAA